The DNA sequence CATGAAGATGAACACAATGAAGATGATGAACATAATAAAAATAATCATACATCAGAAACGAGTAGTCCAGATCCCCATATTTGGCTATCTCCAAAATTAGCTAAAATTCAGGCAGAGAATATTTATCAAGGTTTAGTTAAAATAAATCCAGAAAATCAGCAAATATATCAAGAAAATTTAACCAAGTTTTTAGCGGAAATTGATAGTATTGACCAAAAAATAAAAGAAAAATTAGCACCAATTAATAATAGAACTTTTTTCATTTATCATCCTGCATGGGGATACTTTGCTCAAGAATATAATTTACAACAAATACCATTAGAATTTGAAGGGCAAGAAGTCACTTCTCAGGAGTTAAGTAATTTAATCAAACAAGCAAAAGCAGAAAAAGTTAATACGGTATTTGCTCAACCTCAATTTAATAATAAAACCATGGAAATATTTGCTAAAGAAATTGGGGCGGAAATCGTTTTATTAGATGATTTAGCTCAAAATTGGTCTGAGAATATGTTATCTACTGCGGACAAATTAGCGAAAGCTATGACAAAAAATACTAATTAGTACTGAATAATTCTATAAAGAATAAATTAGATTTGGGAAAATAAAAATAGTTATTTATATCTGATTTTCTACTCATAAATATATGCTCAATGAATGTGTCATCAAATTAAAAAATATTCATGTTAGTTATGGAAAAAATCTAGTATTAGAGAATATTAATTTAGAGGTAAAAGAAAAAGATTTTATCGGCATAATCGGGCCTAATGGTGGTGGAAAAACTACTTTATTAAAAACTTTATTAGGATTAATCAAACCCCAACAAGGGGAAATTTCTGTTATGAATTATCCTCTAAATAAAGGTAGAAAATATATTGGTTATGTCCCTCAAGCCTTAGAGTTCGATCGCACCTTTCCTATTTTTGTGGAAGATGTAGTAAGAATGGGCAGACTATCGACAAAACATCTATTTAAACCCTACAATCACTATGATGAAGAAATTGTTAGCCATTGCCTTCAACAGGTAGGAATGGAAAAATTGCGATCGCGCCCTATAGGGGAATTATCAGGGGGAGAAAGACAGAGAGTATATATAGCCCGTGCTTTAGCCACTAAACCGAATATTTTACTATTAGATGAGCCTACCGCTAATGTTGACTCAAAAGTACAAAACAATATTTATGAGTTACTAAGAGAATTAAATGAATATATGACCATATTACTAATATCTCATGATTTAGCGGCAATTTCTAGCTATGTAAAAACCATTGCTTGTTTAAATCGTCGCCTACACTATCACCAAGATAAACTTATTACCCCAGAAATGATTCAAGCAACTTATCAATGCCCTGTGGATTTAATTGCTCATGGTATTCCCCATCGAGTGTTACCGAAACATAAATAACCTGAGTTAGGGATAAATTTTCATCTATGAGTAATGGAGAAAAGGGCAAAGGTAAATAAGGAATAGGGAATAAGGTTAGGGGCAATGGTTTAATAATTAAGAATTAAGAATTAAAAACCCCGAACTCCGAATTCCGAACTCCGAACTCCGAACTCCGTAACGCTTTGCGGAACGAGCGCAGCGAACTCTCATTTCCCCCCAATCCCCTAATCGAGATTAATTTAAAACCAACCAATTATATTTCTGATAGCTAAAATAATTACCGTAATCATAAAGATTCTTCTTAACCATAAATTACTCATTTTTAAAGCCCATTTTGCTCCTAAAATAGCCCCAAAAAACATAGTTATTCCTAAAATAATACCGAGTTGATAATCAACTAATCCTTGACTCATAAAAATAGCTGTAGCAATAAGGGAAGAAAAAATATTTAAAACCTTTGTAATTGCCACTGCTTCTACAAATGTCATGTTTAAACAGCCGATAAAAGTAGC is a window from the Cyanobacterium sp. Dongsha4 genome containing:
- a CDS encoding metal ABC transporter solute-binding protein, Zn/Mn family; protein product: MKRISYPILKIFLILTIFNLVACNQEKISTSTEENTTEINQNQTENHQEKLNITVTIPPQKYFVEKIGGELVNVNVMIGPGLEPHTYEPQPQQLSSLAESSAYVAIGVPFEEVWLNKITTANSQIVMINSGEGIDKIPLVGHDHDHSHENDNHNHEDEHNEDDEHNKNNHTSETSSPDPHIWLSPKLAKIQAENIYQGLVKINPENQQIYQENLTKFLAEIDSIDQKIKEKLAPINNRTFFIYHPAWGYFAQEYNLQQIPLEFEGQEVTSQELSNLIKQAKAEKVNTVFAQPQFNNKTMEIFAKEIGAEIVLLDDLAQNWSENMLSTADKLAKAMTKNTN
- a CDS encoding ABC transporter ATP-binding protein, whose amino-acid sequence is MLNECVIKLKNIHVSYGKNLVLENINLEVKEKDFIGIIGPNGGGKTTLLKTLLGLIKPQQGEISVMNYPLNKGRKYIGYVPQALEFDRTFPIFVEDVVRMGRLSTKHLFKPYNHYDEEIVSHCLQQVGMEKLRSRPIGELSGGERQRVYIARALATKPNILLLDEPTANVDSKVQNNIYELLRELNEYMTILLISHDLAAISSYVKTIACLNRRLHYHQDKLITPEMIQATYQCPVDLIAHGIPHRVLPKHK